A region of Osmerus eperlanus chromosome 9, fOsmEpe2.1, whole genome shotgun sequence DNA encodes the following proteins:
- the htr1d gene encoding 5-hydroxytryptamine receptor 1D, giving the protein MEQDNTSVLDLFLSNVTDLPGTTTDPPWDETTLLSLQISLSAILAIVTLATVLSNAFVIATIFLTRKLHTPANFLIGSLAVTDLLVSILVMPISIVYTVSKTWSLGQIVCDIWLSSDITFCTASILHLCVIALDRYWAITDALEYSKRRTTRRAGLMVGVVWVISISISLPPLFWRQAKAHEELTECLVNTDQISYTLYSTFGAFYVPTILLVILYGRIYVAARSRIFKPPASCGKRFTTAQLIQTSAGSSLCSINSASNQEGHTLSAAGGGGGGGGGGGGGSPLFVNSVKVKLADSVLERKRLCAAREKKATKTLGIILGAFIICWLPFFVGTLVMAICKGCWFHPVLFDVFTWLGYLNSLINPVIYTVFNDEFKQAFHKLIKFKRCY; this is encoded by the coding sequence ATGGAGCAAGATAACACCTCTGTGCTGGACCTGTTCTTGTCCAATGTCACAGATCTCCCTGGAACCACCACTGACCCCCCTTGGGATGAAACCACACTCCTGAGCTTGCAAATCTCCCTGTCCGCCATCTTGGCCATTGTCACCCTGGCAACGGTGCTGTCTAATGCCTTTGTCATCGCCACCATCTTCCTCACCAGGAAACTGCACACCCCCGCCAACTTCCTGATTGGTTCGCTGGCCGTGACGGACCTGCTGGTGTCCATCCTCGTCATGCCGATCAGCATCGTCTATACAGTCAGCAAGACCTGGTCGCTGGGGCAGATTGTCTGTGACATCTGGCTCTCTTCCGACATCACCTTCTGCACGGCCTCCATCCTGCATCTGTGCGTCATCGCCCTTGACCGCTATTGGGCCATCACTGACGCCCTGGAGTACTCCAAGCGGCGCACGACGCGCCGGGCAGGGCtcatggtgggggtggtgtgggttatctccatctccatctcccttccACCGCTCTTCTGGCGGCAGGCCAAGGCCCACGAAGAGCTGACAGAGTGCCTGGTGAACACAGACCAGATCTCGTACACTCTCTACTCCACCTTCGGCGCCTTCTACGTTCCCACCATCCTCCTCGTCATCCTCTACGGGAGGATTTACGTGGCGGCACGCTCGCGCATCTTCAAGCCGCCGGCGTCCTGCGGAAAACGCTTCACCACAGCCCAGCTCATCCAGACCTCCGCTGGCTCCTCCCTCTGTTCGATTAACTCCGCCTCCAACCAGGAAGGACACACCCTCTCAGcagccggaggaggaggaggggggggaggaggagggggaggaggctcgCCTTTGTTCGTGAACAGCGTGAAGGTGAAGCTAGCGGACAGCGTGCTTGAAAGGAAACGTCTGTGCGCCGCCCGGGAGAAGAAGGCCACCAAGACGCTGGGCATCATCCTGGGAGCCTTCATCATCTGCTGGCTGCCCTTCTTCGTGGGCACCCTGGTCATGGCCATCTGCAAGGGCTGCTGGTTTCACCCTGTGCTGTTTGACGTCTTCACCTGGCTGGGATACCTCAACTCCCTCATCAACCCTGTCATCTACACTGTTTTTAACGACGAGTTCAAACAGGCCTTCCACAAACTCATCAAGTTCAAGAGATGCTACTGA